Proteins found in one Paraburkholderia caballeronis genomic segment:
- a CDS encoding SDR family NAD(P)-dependent oxidoreductase has protein sequence MTDRVVLVTGAAQGLGAALARRFFAAGYRVALGDVRIDMARDVAAELSPDGSRALALELDVCSKAAFETARDAILAAWQRIDALVNNAGRSEVVPVMDVTAEQFDRAIDVNLRSVLFGCQVFGRYFAAHGGGRIVNIASLAGQNGGTATGAHYAASKAGVLNLTKVFARDLAAQGVTVNAISPGPMDLPIVHDSVPADLLDKLVAGIPAGRLGSADYVADVAVLLAAEHAWFTTGACWDVNGGLFMR, from the coding sequence ATGACGGACCGTGTCGTGCTGGTGACGGGCGCGGCGCAAGGGCTCGGCGCGGCGCTCGCGCGGCGTTTTTTTGCTGCCGGTTATCGCGTCGCGCTCGGCGACGTCCGTATCGACATGGCGCGCGACGTCGCCGCCGAACTGAGTCCCGACGGCTCGCGCGCGCTCGCGCTCGAACTCGACGTGTGCAGCAAGGCCGCGTTCGAGACGGCTCGCGATGCGATCCTCGCCGCGTGGCAGCGCATCGATGCGCTCGTCAACAACGCGGGCCGCTCGGAAGTCGTGCCGGTGATGGACGTGACCGCCGAGCAGTTCGACCGCGCAATCGACGTGAACCTGCGCAGCGTGCTGTTCGGCTGCCAGGTGTTCGGCCGGTATTTCGCCGCGCACGGCGGCGGCCGGATCGTGAACATCGCGTCGCTCGCGGGGCAGAACGGCGGCACCGCGACCGGCGCGCACTACGCCGCGTCGAAGGCCGGCGTGCTCAATCTGACGAAGGTGTTCGCGCGCGACCTCGCCGCGCAAGGCGTCACCGTGAATGCGATCTCGCCGGGGCCGATGGATCTGCCCATCGTCCACGACAGCGTGCCGGCCGACCTGCTGGACAAGCTGGTCGCCGGCATTCCGGCCGGCCGCCTCGGCAGCGCCGACTACGTCGCGGACGTCGCCGTGCTGCTCGCGGCCGAGCACGCGTGGTTCACGACCGGCGCATGCTGGGACGTCAACGGCGGGCTTTTCATGCGTTGA
- a CDS encoding SDR family NAD(P)-dependent oxidoreductase — protein sequence MRIEDSIAFVSGANRGVGAGFVAGLLARGARKVYAGMRDADAARFDDPRVVPVPLDVTAPAQVAQAAALAGDVTLLINNAGINRLERVAGPRDPGAARAEMEVNYFGTLEMCRAFAPALTRNGGALVNMLSILARVALPSMGSLCASKAAALRMTEGVRAELAGRGVRVLAVLPGAIDTDMSRDFPPPKLAVAEVVDAVFSALEADPGGADDVYVGAMAEGVAAGLAADRAAVLAQFAAYL from the coding sequence ATGCGGATTGAAGATTCGATTGCCTTCGTGTCGGGGGCGAACCGCGGCGTCGGCGCGGGGTTCGTCGCCGGGCTGCTCGCGCGGGGCGCGCGCAAGGTGTACGCCGGGATGCGCGACGCCGATGCCGCGCGCTTCGACGACCCGCGCGTGGTGCCAGTGCCGCTCGACGTCACGGCGCCGGCGCAGGTGGCGCAGGCCGCCGCATTGGCCGGCGACGTCACGCTGCTGATCAACAACGCCGGCATCAACCGGCTCGAACGCGTGGCCGGGCCGCGCGACCCGGGCGCCGCGCGCGCCGAGATGGAGGTGAACTATTTCGGCACGCTGGAGATGTGCCGCGCGTTCGCGCCGGCGCTGACGCGCAACGGCGGCGCGCTCGTCAACATGCTGTCGATTCTCGCGCGGGTCGCGCTGCCGTCGATGGGCTCGTTATGCGCGTCGAAGGCCGCCGCGCTGCGGATGACCGAGGGCGTGCGCGCGGAACTGGCCGGGCGCGGCGTGCGCGTGCTGGCCGTGCTGCCCGGCGCGATCGACACCGACATGAGCCGCGATTTTCCGCCGCCGAAACTGGCGGTCGCGGAGGTCGTCGATGCGGTATTCTCGGCGCTCGAAGCGGACCCGGGCGGCGCGGACGACGTCTATGTCGGCGCGATGGCCGAGGGCGTCGCGGCGGGGCTCGCCGCCGACCGCGCCGCCGTGCTCGCGCAGTTCGCGGCTTATCTGTAA
- a CDS encoding aromatic-ring-hydroxylating dioxygenase subunit beta, with the protein MLAQPTLVRAMQFIWREAELLDRKDYGRWLGLWSGAGHYVVPIDPHATDFAATLNYAYDDHAMRELRVQRMLAGYSPSVSDAARTIRTVSRFALDESDDGNSALVTVRSAQVVVAYKRGTPTLFAADLEHRLDLSDDEPRIVQKVVRLIDSTDTLNAIGFLL; encoded by the coding sequence ATGCTCGCGCAGCCGACGCTCGTGCGCGCGATGCAGTTCATCTGGCGCGAGGCGGAACTGCTCGACCGCAAGGACTATGGCCGCTGGCTCGGACTGTGGTCCGGCGCGGGCCACTACGTGGTGCCGATCGATCCGCACGCGACCGACTTCGCGGCCACGCTGAACTACGCCTACGATGACCACGCGATGCGCGAGCTGCGCGTGCAGCGGATGCTCGCGGGTTACTCGCCGTCGGTGTCGGATGCGGCGCGCACGATACGAACCGTGTCGCGCTTCGCGCTCGACGAAAGCGACGACGGGAACAGCGCGCTGGTCACGGTGCGTTCCGCGCAGGTGGTCGTCGCGTACAAGCGCGGCACCCCGACGCTGTTCGCGGCGGACCTCGAACACCGGCTCGACCTGTCGGACGACGAGCCGCGCATCGTGCAGAAGGTGGTCCGTCTGATCGACTCGACCGATACGCTGAACGCGATCGGATTCCTGCTCTGA
- a CDS encoding porin gives MKTPLVTASLAALCASGSVWAQSSVTLYGIIDEGLTFSNNQLGEKSWQMQSGISQGSRWGLLGSEDLGGGLSAVFRLENGFDINSGKLLQQGREFGRGAYVGLSSNTYGTLTFGRQNELMGDYVGQYTANGNWGILFPHPGDLDNTGIDYRVNNAVRYASPVIHGVQAGAVYGFGNVAGELNRDAVKSFGLKYSGGPLALAAAFTTIDHPAEAVPEGVWTSTNAIDGNYGLAASKYQSFGFAGQYTFGAAKVAAIYTNTRFMGLDPTVGANIGGHVTFQIFELVAGYFITPALQLGTGYSYTEGNVSATSQKPKYHNVDAIADYFLSKRTDAYLQATWMHAAGDAQYADLAPVLQRSSTSNQIEVRLGLRHRF, from the coding sequence GTGAAAACTCCTCTTGTCACCGCCTCGCTCGCCGCGCTTTGCGCGAGCGGCTCTGTCTGGGCTCAAAGCAGCGTTACGTTGTACGGCATCATCGACGAAGGCCTGACCTTCTCGAACAATCAGCTTGGCGAAAAATCCTGGCAGATGCAAAGCGGCATCTCGCAGGGCAGCCGCTGGGGCCTGCTCGGCTCCGAGGATCTCGGCGGCGGGCTGTCCGCGGTCTTCCGGCTCGAAAACGGCTTCGACATCAATTCGGGCAAGCTGCTGCAACAGGGCCGCGAGTTCGGCCGCGGCGCGTACGTCGGGCTGTCGAGCAACACCTACGGCACGCTGACGTTCGGCCGCCAGAACGAACTGATGGGCGACTACGTCGGCCAGTACACCGCGAACGGCAACTGGGGCATTTTGTTCCCGCACCCGGGCGACCTCGACAACACCGGCATCGACTACCGGGTGAACAACGCGGTGCGCTATGCGTCGCCGGTGATTCACGGCGTGCAGGCCGGCGCGGTGTACGGGTTCGGCAACGTGGCGGGCGAGCTGAACCGCGACGCGGTCAAGTCGTTCGGGCTCAAGTATTCGGGCGGCCCGCTCGCGCTCGCGGCCGCGTTCACGACGATCGACCACCCGGCCGAGGCGGTGCCGGAAGGGGTGTGGACGTCGACCAACGCGATCGACGGCAACTACGGCCTCGCGGCGTCGAAGTACCAGTCGTTCGGCTTCGCGGGGCAGTACACGTTCGGCGCCGCGAAGGTCGCGGCGATCTACACGAACACGCGTTTCATGGGCCTCGACCCGACGGTCGGCGCGAACATCGGCGGCCACGTGACGTTCCAGATCTTCGAACTGGTGGCCGGTTATTTCATCACCCCCGCGCTGCAGCTGGGCACCGGCTACAGCTACACCGAAGGCAACGTGTCGGCCACGTCGCAGAAGCCGAAGTACCACAACGTCGATGCGATCGCCGACTACTTCCTGTCGAAGCGCACCGACGCGTATCTGCAGGCGACGTGGATGCACGCGGCCGGCGACGCGCAGTACGCCGATCTCGCGCCGGTGCTGCAACGCTCCAGCACGTCGAACCAGATCGAAGTGCGGCTGGGGCTGCGCCATCGATTCTGA
- a CDS encoding ABC transporter substrate-binding protein: MDSYEIDMKRRQLLLGALAAGAGGLLPWERALAQGHPADQVLNIAYISDVPTWDPTAITVPQAQSIYTTVFDSPLRYSPKLVLEGRQISAWKWQDKNAQRLEVTLRDDILFHDGSKLTTADLKYSLHDRPSADHKLAVGGMFQTLKDVEIVSPTRAVLVYSKPTPAAPIYLAFLAGYIVPKAYIEKVGMDGFLAKPVGAGPYRLVDYQRGSRIVLEAFDKYWGGTPAIRHVTFEVATEPSARVAAVESGRAGVAVQIPLREAQRLASVPGITTKIYPYSEIYMLRMPNYVKPFDDENVRAAMHYAIDTAALSKAFYGGIARPLSVTATPGSAADVPGFRFPYDPQRAIAALAKSGYGPNKPVRVPFLTTNGTFPSDYDMARAIAGMWQRVGIQADLTQTTMAKVISEIQATKMSGVLLYSWANATGDPENYTGRILDPRLRFSAWKDDALAPRVEALMTEVDEDKRMAGYRALSQEASEKSWVVPLLQAVTTIAYRSDVDVKIFDSGYILPVDYRLKG, translated from the coding sequence ATGGACAGTTACGAGATCGACATGAAGCGCCGCCAGCTGCTGCTGGGCGCGCTCGCGGCCGGCGCGGGCGGGCTGCTGCCGTGGGAGCGGGCGCTCGCGCAGGGCCATCCGGCCGACCAGGTTCTGAACATCGCGTACATCTCGGACGTGCCGACGTGGGACCCGACGGCGATCACCGTGCCGCAGGCGCAGTCCATCTACACGACGGTGTTCGATTCGCCGCTGCGTTATTCGCCGAAGCTCGTGCTCGAAGGGCGCCAGATCTCCGCATGGAAGTGGCAGGACAAGAACGCGCAGCGCCTCGAAGTGACGCTGCGCGACGACATCCTGTTTCACGACGGCTCGAAGCTGACGACCGCCGACCTGAAGTACAGCCTGCACGACCGGCCGTCGGCCGATCACAAGCTCGCGGTCGGCGGGATGTTCCAGACGCTGAAGGACGTCGAGATCGTGTCGCCGACGCGCGCGGTGCTGGTTTACAGCAAGCCGACGCCGGCCGCGCCGATCTATCTCGCGTTTCTCGCGGGTTACATCGTGCCGAAGGCGTACATCGAGAAGGTCGGCATGGACGGTTTCCTCGCGAAGCCGGTCGGCGCGGGTCCGTACCGGCTGGTCGACTATCAGCGCGGCTCGCGCATCGTGCTGGAGGCATTCGACAAGTACTGGGGCGGCACGCCGGCGATCCGCCACGTGACGTTCGAGGTCGCGACCGAGCCGTCGGCGCGCGTCGCCGCGGTGGAGTCGGGCCGCGCGGGCGTCGCCGTGCAGATTCCGCTGCGCGAGGCGCAGCGGCTCGCGAGCGTGCCCGGCATTACGACGAAGATCTATCCGTACAGCGAGATCTACATGCTGCGGATGCCGAACTACGTGAAGCCGTTCGACGACGAGAACGTGCGCGCGGCGATGCATTATGCGATCGACACCGCCGCGTTGTCGAAGGCGTTTTACGGCGGCATCGCGCGGCCGCTGTCGGTGACGGCGACGCCGGGCTCGGCGGCCGACGTGCCGGGCTTCAGGTTTCCGTACGATCCGCAGCGCGCGATCGCCGCGCTCGCGAAGTCCGGCTACGGGCCGAACAAGCCGGTCCGCGTGCCGTTCCTGACGACGAACGGCACCTTCCCGAGCGACTACGACATGGCGCGCGCGATCGCCGGCATGTGGCAGCGCGTCGGCATCCAGGCGGACCTCACGCAGACCACGATGGCGAAGGTGATCAGCGAAATCCAGGCGACCAAGATGAGCGGCGTGCTGCTGTACAGCTGGGCCAACGCGACCGGCGACCCCGAGAACTACACCGGGCGCATTCTCGATCCGCGGCTGCGCTTTTCCGCATGGAAGGACGACGCGCTCGCGCCGCGCGTCGAGGCGCTGATGACCGAGGTGGACGAGGACAAGCGGATGGCCGGTTATCGCGCGCTGAGCCAGGAGGCGTCGGAGAAGTCGTGGGTCGTGCCGCTGCTGCAGGCGGTCACGACGATTGCGTACCGCTCGGACGTCGACGTCAAGATTTTCGACAGCGGCTACATCCTGCCGGTCGACTACAGGCTCAAGGGATGA
- a CDS encoding amidase, with product MNEFISEFSLGDADGPSIAIKDSIDVAGYPTTAGSRALANAPPAAAHAEVVERLLEAGWRVVGKTNMHELAFGMTGINDYTGTPENPQDETRIPGGSSSGSAAAVGLHLTCAALGTDTGGSVRGPAACCGVIGMKPTFGRVSRHGVAPLVSTLDCVGPFARDMTTLTDVMAAIAPGFDEIAAATPLSAAKIGIVAVDALREIRDAVARAPSLAGFAARDVELPRLRAAFDAGLVVINAETWRAFGHLIETGKLGPDLDARLRHASLTTPADLEAAESVRRDFTAEVDRVLDSVDAIVLPTLPALPITLDAARSGTSVIAMSSLIRPFNLSGHPAISLPLPIAGSPLVAGLQIVARKGADELVCALAAQFETALAAQETLA from the coding sequence ATGAACGAGTTCATCAGCGAGTTTTCGCTCGGCGACGCCGACGGCCCGAGCATCGCGATCAAGGACAGCATCGACGTCGCCGGTTATCCGACCACCGCCGGCAGCCGCGCGCTCGCCAACGCGCCGCCGGCCGCCGCGCACGCGGAAGTGGTCGAACGGCTGCTCGAAGCGGGCTGGCGCGTGGTCGGCAAAACCAACATGCACGAGCTGGCATTCGGCATGACGGGCATCAACGACTACACCGGCACGCCGGAGAATCCGCAGGACGAGACCCGTATTCCCGGCGGCTCGTCGAGCGGCTCGGCGGCGGCGGTCGGCCTGCACCTGACCTGCGCGGCGCTCGGCACCGACACGGGCGGCTCCGTGCGCGGCCCCGCCGCGTGCTGCGGCGTGATCGGCATGAAACCGACGTTCGGCCGCGTGTCGCGCCACGGCGTCGCGCCGCTGGTGTCGACGCTCGATTGCGTCGGCCCGTTCGCGCGCGACATGACCACGCTGACGGACGTGATGGCTGCCATCGCGCCGGGCTTCGACGAGATCGCCGCGGCCACGCCGCTGAGCGCCGCGAAAATCGGCATCGTCGCGGTCGATGCGCTGCGCGAGATCCGCGACGCGGTCGCGCGCGCGCCGTCGCTTGCCGGCTTCGCCGCGCGCGACGTCGAGCTGCCGCGTCTGCGCGCGGCGTTCGACGCGGGGCTCGTCGTAATCAACGCGGAAACGTGGCGCGCGTTCGGCCATCTGATCGAGACCGGCAAGCTCGGCCCCGATCTCGACGCGCGCCTGCGCCACGCCTCGCTGACGACGCCCGCCGATCTTGAGGCCGCCGAGTCCGTGCGCCGCGATTTCACCGCCGAGGTGGACCGCGTGCTCGACAGCGTCGATGCAATCGTGCTGCCGACGCTGCCGGCGCTGCCGATCACGCTCGACGCCGCGCGCAGCGGCACGTCGGTGATCGCGATGTCGTCGCTGATCCGGCCGTTCAACCTGAGCGGCCATCCGGCGATCAGCCTGCCGCTGCCGATCGCGGGGTCGCCGCTCGTTGCGGGTTTGCAGATCGTCGCCCGCAAGGGTGCCGACGAACTCGTCTGCGCGCTCGCCGCGCAGTTCGAGACGGCGCTCGCGGCCCAGGAGACGCTTGCATGA
- a CDS encoding AMP-binding protein, which translates to MISDSRPVSPYAAFARTAARHPHHDFLHIPASAQRRYAASADDASDALTLTYAQTLAEIERQIVRYREAGYRAGMRVALLLENRPAFFFHFFALNALGVGVVPLNPDSRPHEIAYVAQHSEIALAVGVERTLPLLRAALDTPDLQVPLAVADAEAGPLPRAADVATDGSHRASLDDECAILYTSGTTGKPKGCILDNRYFVSIGELYLSEGGLCEVRPGVERLITPLPLFHMNALACSTMAMVLSGGCVIQLDRFHPRDWWADVAASGATIVHYLGVMPAILLSLDGGSPPHHVRFGYGANVDPRHQLVFEQRFGFPLIEGWAMTETGGGAVIASSREPRHVGSRCFGRPRPEIEVRLVDEHDRDVPRGTPGHLLVRRAGAEPRLGFFRGYLKDEATTEAAWRGGWFHTGDVVREGDDGSLHFVDRQKNVIRRSGENIAALEVEACLLDHPDVRQTAVIAAPDPLRDEEVMACVIVSPGVARDAQTARALQAWCLDRLAYFKAPGYVSFVETLPVTSTNKVQKTQLAALGNDPLNAPLCFDLREFKRRVATH; encoded by the coding sequence ATGATTTCCGATAGTCGACCTGTTTCGCCTTACGCAGCCTTCGCCCGAACCGCGGCCCGTCATCCGCATCACGACTTCCTGCACATTCCGGCTTCCGCGCAGCGCCGTTACGCGGCGTCCGCCGACGATGCCTCCGACGCGTTGACGCTCACCTACGCGCAGACGCTCGCGGAGATCGAGCGGCAGATCGTGCGCTATCGCGAAGCGGGTTATCGCGCGGGCATGCGCGTCGCGCTGCTGCTCGAAAACCGGCCGGCGTTCTTCTTCCATTTCTTCGCGCTGAACGCGCTCGGCGTCGGCGTGGTGCCGCTGAATCCCGACTCGCGGCCGCACGAGATCGCCTATGTCGCGCAGCACAGCGAGATCGCGCTCGCGGTCGGCGTCGAACGCACGCTGCCGCTGTTGCGCGCGGCGCTCGACACGCCGGACCTGCAAGTGCCGCTCGCTGTTGCCGACGCCGAAGCCGGGCCGCTGCCGCGCGCGGCCGACGTCGCGACGGACGGCTCGCATCGCGCGAGCCTCGACGACGAATGCGCGATCCTCTACACGTCGGGCACGACCGGCAAGCCGAAGGGCTGCATCCTCGACAACCGCTACTTCGTGTCGATCGGCGAGCTGTATCTCAGCGAAGGCGGCCTGTGCGAAGTGCGGCCCGGCGTCGAGCGGCTGATTACGCCGCTGCCGCTCTTTCACATGAACGCGCTCGCGTGCTCGACGATGGCGATGGTGCTGTCCGGCGGCTGCGTGATCCAGCTCGACCGCTTCCATCCGCGCGACTGGTGGGCTGACGTCGCCGCGAGCGGCGCGACGATCGTCCATTACCTCGGCGTGATGCCGGCGATCCTGCTGTCGCTCGACGGCGGGTCGCCGCCGCACCACGTGCGGTTCGGCTACGGCGCGAACGTCGATCCACGCCATCAACTCGTGTTCGAACAGCGTTTCGGCTTCCCGCTGATCGAGGGCTGGGCGATGACCGAGACCGGCGGCGGCGCGGTGATCGCGTCGAGCCGCGAGCCGCGGCACGTCGGCTCGCGCTGCTTCGGCCGCCCGCGCCCGGAGATCGAAGTGCGGCTGGTGGACGAGCACGATCGCGACGTGCCGCGCGGCACGCCCGGCCATCTGCTGGTGCGCCGCGCGGGCGCCGAACCGAGGCTCGGTTTCTTTCGCGGGTATCTGAAGGACGAGGCCACCACCGAAGCAGCGTGGCGCGGCGGCTGGTTCCATACCGGCGACGTCGTGCGCGAAGGCGACGACGGCAGCCTGCATTTCGTGGACCGGCAGAAGAACGTGATTCGCCGCTCCGGCGAGAACATCGCCGCGCTGGAGGTCGAAGCGTGCCTGCTCGATCATCCGGACGTGCGGCAGACGGCGGTGATCGCCGCGCCCGATCCGCTGCGCGACGAGGAAGTGATGGCCTGCGTGATCGTGTCGCCGGGCGTGGCGCGCGACGCGCAGACGGCGCGCGCGTTGCAGGCGTGGTGTCTCGACCGGCTCGCGTATTTCAAGGCGCCCGGTTACGTATCGTTCGTCGAAACGCTGCCGGTCACGTCGACCAACAAGGTGCAGAAGACGCAACTCGCGGCGCTCGGCAACGATCCGTTGAACGCGCCGCTGTGCTTCGATCTGCGCGAATTCAAGCGGCGCGTGGCGACGCATTGA
- a CDS encoding nuclear transport factor 2 family protein: protein MKPPASAPDSPAAAYAELLRRVVALEAERAVQRTMVRYMALCDVPAGGFADETLASLFADDAVWEGVGPLYESKFGRLEGRDAILAMLTRYLPPTQHFSVNTHFLSAERIDVAADATHASGRWLMLQASGYVAGSAELIAARIDVDFVPCATSGAWLIRHFRTRRLFDAPWQVVPSPTET, encoded by the coding sequence GTGAAGCCCCCTGCTTCCGCGCCGGATTCGCCGGCCGCCGCGTACGCGGAACTGCTGCGCCGCGTGGTTGCGCTCGAAGCGGAACGCGCGGTGCAGCGGACCATGGTGCGTTATATGGCGCTGTGCGACGTGCCGGCCGGCGGGTTCGCGGACGAGACGCTCGCGTCGCTGTTCGCTGACGACGCCGTATGGGAAGGCGTCGGCCCGCTCTACGAGAGCAAGTTCGGCCGGCTCGAAGGGCGCGACGCGATTCTCGCAATGCTGACGCGTTATCTGCCGCCGACGCAGCACTTCTCGGTCAACACGCATTTCCTGAGCGCGGAGCGGATCGACGTGGCCGCCGACGCGACGCACGCGAGCGGCCGCTGGTTGATGCTCCAAGCGTCCGGTTATGTCGCGGGCAGCGCGGAACTGATCGCCGCGCGAATCGACGTGGACTTCGTGCCGTGCGCAACCTCGGGCGCATGGCTGATCCGGCATTTCCGGACCCGGCGCCTGTTCGACGCGCCGTGGCAAGTCGTTCCCTCCCCCACCGAAACCTGA
- a CDS encoding dienelactone hydrolase family protein codes for MSGQTIQVAARDGGSFSAYLAKPAQGSGPGLVLLQEIFGINGFMKAMADRYAEEGYVVLVPDLFWRMKPGVVLGYGDADFAQALDYHDRFDEKLAIDDVAATLDAVRALPEQAGKVGVIGYCLGGRLAMLTAARTDVDCAISYYGVNLQNHLDEAATVRCPMMFHFPENDAFCPADARERIIAAFASHPAAECYVYPGCDHAFATPERPQFDKPAALMAYSRTMAMLRKVLGPVHDLNELWEKHCYYEFATRDVDAIMPTMVAQPYVNHVPTMTGGVGHDQLKRFYKYHFVDSNPADTRLIPISRTIGADRIVDEFVFCATHDREIDWLLPGLAPTGKYFEVPMLAVVCFRGDKLYNEHIYWDQASVLVQIGVLDPAGLPVAGIQTAKKMIDETLPSNTLMPNWASSEGKPI; via the coding sequence ATGAGCGGTCAAACAATCCAGGTGGCTGCGCGCGACGGCGGCAGCTTTTCGGCTTATCTCGCGAAACCCGCGCAGGGGTCCGGGCCGGGCCTCGTGCTGTTGCAGGAGATCTTCGGAATCAACGGCTTCATGAAGGCGATGGCCGACCGGTACGCGGAAGAGGGTTACGTCGTGCTGGTGCCGGACCTGTTCTGGCGGATGAAGCCGGGCGTCGTGCTCGGTTACGGCGACGCCGATTTCGCGCAGGCGCTCGACTATCACGACCGCTTCGACGAGAAGCTGGCGATCGACGACGTCGCCGCGACGCTCGACGCGGTGCGCGCGCTGCCGGAGCAGGCGGGCAAGGTCGGCGTGATCGGCTATTGCCTCGGCGGCCGGCTCGCGATGCTGACCGCCGCGCGCACCGACGTGGACTGCGCGATCAGCTATTACGGCGTGAACCTGCAGAATCATCTCGACGAAGCGGCCACGGTCCGCTGCCCGATGATGTTCCACTTCCCCGAGAACGATGCGTTCTGCCCGGCCGACGCGCGCGAGCGGATCATCGCCGCGTTCGCTTCGCATCCGGCGGCCGAGTGTTATGTGTATCCGGGCTGCGATCACGCGTTCGCGACGCCCGAGCGCCCGCAGTTCGACAAACCCGCCGCGCTGATGGCGTATTCGCGCACGATGGCGATGCTGCGCAAGGTGCTCGGCCCCGTGCACGACCTCAACGAGCTGTGGGAAAAACACTGCTATTACGAGTTCGCGACGCGCGACGTCGACGCGATCATGCCGACGATGGTCGCGCAGCCGTACGTGAACCACGTTCCGACGATGACGGGCGGCGTCGGTCACGATCAGCTGAAGCGTTTCTACAAGTACCACTTCGTCGATTCGAACCCGGCCGACACGCGGCTGATTCCGATCTCGCGCACGATCGGCGCGGACCGCATCGTCGACGAGTTCGTGTTCTGCGCGACCCACGACCGCGAGATCGACTGGCTGCTGCCCGGCCTCGCGCCGACCGGCAAATACTTCGAGGTGCCGATGCTCGCGGTGGTGTGCTTCCGCGGCGACAAGCTGTACAACGAGCACATCTACTGGGACCAGGCGTCGGTGCTCGTGCAGATTGGCGTGCTCGATCCGGCCGGACTGCCGGTTGCGGGCATTCAGACCGCGAAGAAGATGATCGACGAGACGCTGCCGAGCAACACGCTGATGCCGAACTGGGCGTCGAGCGAAGGCAAGCCGATCTGA
- a CDS encoding LLM class flavin-dependent oxidoreductase, whose protein sequence is MTPAPANPMRDPHPFKVGVFAANADRGLTFTTVPEQWRAGWDDVQRAAIAADTGGLDFFLPIARWRGFGGTTHVREHSFETFTFAAALAALTRRIALFSTVHVPLVHPVYAAKALATIDHVSHGRAGLNIVCGWNPDEFDMFGVTLEHDAYRQAAEWSEILTRLYTSAEPFDFDGEFYRLKGAISRPVSLQSPRPVTMNAAFGAPGRDFAARHCDYLFTTFTDLDAGREHVRDIRERGAQAGRELGVYTVAHVVCRATEQEALDYYHRYSVEYTDEAALDYHVRQKKGFSSSHEDRAFIEYRQRFAAGTGSFPLVGTPEQIVGRLAAMHACGFAGAALSFVNYADELPFFCERVLPLMREAGLRAA, encoded by the coding sequence GTGACGCCTGCCCCCGCCAACCCGATGCGCGACCCGCATCCGTTCAAGGTCGGCGTGTTCGCCGCGAACGCCGACCGCGGCCTGACCTTCACGACGGTGCCCGAGCAGTGGCGCGCCGGCTGGGACGACGTGCAGCGCGCGGCCATCGCCGCCGATACCGGCGGACTCGACTTTTTCCTGCCGATCGCGCGCTGGCGCGGCTTCGGCGGCACGACGCACGTGCGCGAGCATTCGTTCGAGACGTTCACGTTCGCGGCGGCGCTGGCCGCGCTCACCCGGCGCATCGCGCTGTTCTCGACCGTGCATGTGCCGCTCGTGCATCCGGTCTATGCGGCAAAGGCGCTGGCCACGATCGATCACGTGAGCCACGGCCGCGCGGGACTGAACATCGTGTGCGGCTGGAATCCGGATGAATTCGACATGTTCGGCGTCACGCTGGAACACGACGCGTACCGTCAGGCCGCCGAGTGGAGCGAGATCCTGACGCGGCTCTACACGAGCGCGGAACCGTTCGACTTCGACGGCGAGTTCTACCGGCTGAAGGGCGCGATTTCGCGGCCGGTCTCGTTGCAGAGCCCGCGCCCGGTCACGATGAACGCCGCGTTCGGCGCGCCGGGCCGCGACTTCGCCGCGCGTCACTGCGATTACCTGTTCACGACGTTCACCGACCTCGACGCGGGCCGCGAGCACGTGCGTGACATCCGCGAGCGCGGCGCGCAGGCGGGCCGCGAACTGGGCGTCTATACCGTCGCGCACGTGGTCTGCCGCGCGACCGAACAGGAGGCGCTCGACTACTACCACCGCTATTCCGTCGAATACACCGACGAAGCCGCGCTCGACTATCACGTGCGGCAGAAAAAAGGCTTCAGCAGCAGCCATGAGGACCGCGCGTTCATCGAGTACCGGCAACGCTTTGCGGCCGGCACCGGCAGTTTTCCGCTCGTCGGCACGCCGGAGCAGATCGTCGGGCGGCTCGCCGCGATGCACGCCTGCGGCTTCGCCGGCGCGGCGCTGTCGTTCGTCAACTACGCGGACGAACTGCCATTCTTCTGCGAGCGCGTGCTGCCGCTGATGCGTGAAGCCGGCTTGCGCGCCGCTTGA